CAGCGTCCTGGCGTAGCGCTTGACCATCGGTGAGTTGTTTTTGTGACCGAGGAGGCGCTTGATGTCGTAGATGGTGCGCTCAGGGTTGATGATGGCCTGGCGCTTGGCCTGCTGACCGACGAATTGTTCGTTGTCTTCGGTAAACCCGACCATGGAGGGGGTCGTGCGCGAGCCCTCACTGTTGGGCAGCACCAGCGGCTCTCCACCGTCGATGACCGCTACGCAGGAGTTGGTGGTTCCCAGGTCGATGCCAATGATTTTTCCCATGAACGACAATCCCGGCTAGACGTGTTGGCAAGGCAATGAGAGCGATGGGGAGCCGAGCTGCGCCGTGATGAGCTGGCGAGCGCGGTGGGCAGGAGCCTTAAAGCCCCCGCTCGCATACGTGGATGAGACGATAGCATCGTAGGCGTGGCGCGCTATTTTTTAAACAGGTTTTTGAAGAAGCCGCCTGCTTCGCTCTCACTCTGGGGGTGACGTCGCTCATAGAGGCGGATCTCGCGCTCGGCTTCCAGGCTTGCCGGGTTGAGCTTGTAGGCCTGCTTGAAGTGCTCGTAGGCGCGACGCTCTTTGCCACGGGCTTTGAGGATGATGCCGGCGAAGAGGTAGGCATCAGGCATGGCCTGGCGGTGGCCGGTGGCGATGGCTTTCTGGAGCTGTTCCAGAGCGCTGTCGGCCTGGGAGGCGTCGAGCTGGAAGCGAGCGTAGGCCTCAAAGGTCATGTAGAGGCCGTTGTCGGGCTCACCCTTCAGCGCACGCTGGAGGTAGGGAAGCGCCTCGTTGTAGGCGAGCTGCTTAACGAGGGGGTAGCCGGCGTTGAAGGCGTCGCGGGCTGGATCGGCCGCGGTGGGGATACCGGCGTTGTTAAGCGGCGCCGGCGTGGGGCGCCTGCTGCGGGTGGGGCTTCGGCCCAGGCGCTCCAGTTGTTCGCGTCGCCAGTCGACATCGGAGGATTCATGATCCAGGCCGGCGCCGGAGAGCGAGGAAGTTCGCTTGCGGCGCGCCCCGGAGAGCGACGCGGTGCGATCGCGCTGTGGGGTGCCCGCCCCTGGAGTGGTGCGCGCAGGGGGCGTGGGTTGGGAGGGCGTTGTCGCAGCATCGCCCAGCTGAGACTTCAGATCGGGGTGTTGCGTGGTTGGCCTGCGTCCCATGCCGATGGGCGTGGAGTGGCGTCGCAAGCGACCGGGGGTCTGCGTGCGGGGGGTGAAGCGGGCCTGGGAGTCTTCGGCCAAACCTTCGCCACCGGGGTTGAGTTGTCCGGGATGCAGGGTGCTCAGGCGCTTTCGACCCGCTCGAAGGGACTGGGCGTTTTGGGCCGAGGCCTCGCTGCCCGGGGCTGGAGCAGTGACGACGGACTGGCTCGGGGGGGGCACCGTCTGCTTGTGCTCGAGCTTCATCAATTCGGTGTAGGCATTGCGCACGCCGATGAAGATGCGCTGGGCGGTCTCTTTGATCTCGGTGGAGAGGTTGCCACCGTAGACGTCGGGATGATGCTCCTTAACCAGCACGTAGAAGCGCTCTTTGACCGCCTCGCGTCCACAGCCCTTCCACAGGCCGAAGACCTCATGAGGGCTCATGCGCTCCATGGTCGTGAGCTTCTCGCGCAACTGCACATCCAGGCTCTGCGTGCGGCCGGTCGCCGGACGAATGCCTCTTAAGTCCGGTGCGTGCGCGGATGGCGAGGAGGAGGTTCGCTTCGGACGTGAGGACACCGGGCGTGACGAGCCGGCCGATGACGCGCCGGGTGAGGCGTTGAGATGCGCATACTGGATGCGCACCGGGCGTGGCGTGGGCTCGCTTCGAAAGACCCAGAGGTCGATGTCGCGCGCAAAGAGAGCTGCTCGGAAGCCCTCGGTCACATCGCTGCCCATCAGGCTGAGCAGCTTCTCAAGCGACTTCTGGCCGTCGCAGCCTCCCATCAACTTCGCCAGGACTTTCCAGCGTAACGAGGCGCGACGTTTCTCCCAGAACTGCGTGAGCACCGGGTAGGATGCCATCATCGGCATCAGGCTCTCCATGACCTGACGTTGGGGAAGATGCGTGGTGACACCCTGAATCATCAGGGGGACCAGGGAGGTGCGGCTGCCTTCGAGGTTGGTGTCTGGTGTGAAGGTGAAGTCGCCATCGGGCCAGGCAAAGACGCTGGTCAGCGCGGTACTATCGGCCAACGCGTGATGGGCCGGCTCCAGAAAATGACCTCCCTTAAAGCCGAACTCGCGCGTTATTTTTCCCGAGCGCAGCGTGAGCCGTCCGGAGTCCTGATGCATGGAGATGCTGTACAGAAGGCGCGCAAAAGGGATGGAGCTGAGCCGTCCTTCGGAGACCCTGGGAAGGCGCACCGAGAGTTCGGTGGCGGACCCTCCGCTCTCGCGCGCCTGCTTTTGCAGCGTGCGCTGACGAGCGTTGAGCGCTTTTTGGAGCGCGTCAAAAAGTTCGTCCCAGTCACCGGGGTTGCGAGGCAGCGGTACGACCCCGGCCACACTTACGAAGGCTGCGCCCATCTGCGAGAGGGCCGGCGTGAGGCGCTCAGCGAGCACGAAAGCAGGGGTGCCGTCCTGACTTAAGACGCTGTCCAGCGCCACGAAATGGGCGCTCTGGGCGGGATCGGCCAGATCGGGGCCGATAACAACGACCTGAGCCGGCTCTTGTATCAGCTGGCGGCGGGCGTCATCCCAGCCTCTGGCCTGGCTGATACGGGCCTGTGGCGAGAGCGCCTGCGTGAGCCTCGAGACCACCGAGGCCTCAGCGCTAATGATGAGGAGGTTCTCCATAGGGGTGTTCAACTGCGCCAGAGAGACCTGCGCTGCGTCAGCGCCGGGGGGATGCGTAAGTACATGCAGAGGGTGGAATCAGCCGCCGAGCTCTTCGATCTGCTGAAGCATTTCACGGCGGGTGGCGTCGGGCACGGTCAGGCTAGCGGTTTCACGCAGGTAGGTCTTGAAGGACTCGATAGCCTGCGCGCGCTGGTTGAGCTCACGGTAGAGATAGCCCAGGCGGCGGTAGATCTCGGGGTTATTGTAGCCAAAACGGATGGCCTGCTGAAGGTGGCGGGCGCCTTGCTCGCGTTTCCCTTCGTAAATCAGGGCCATGCCGTACTGGTACTGGGCCAGGGGACGCTCTGGAGCCTTTTCGAGCGCGGCGCTGTAGTGCTCGATGGCGCCCGGGTAATTCTGTTCACGGAAGTTGGCTTCGCCCAGGGCAAACTGCGCCTCGACCATATCGGGCTTGAGCTCCAGGGCGCGCATGATGTCGACTTTGCCCGCACGGGTGGCACCGGTGCGGGCCAGAAGAAGTCCGCGCCGCACGTAGATCTCGGGGTTTTTCACGCCGTAGGTCGGATCGACGGTGGTCGCACGCTGGTACTGGGTCAGGGCCTGCGCTTCGCTCTCTTCATCCTCGAAGGTGCGTCCCATGAAGTAGTGGAACTCGCCATTGTTGGGCTGGTAGTCGAGCACGTGACCGAAGATGCGTTTGGCGGTGTTGAAGTCTTTCTCGGCCAGCGCGGTGCGGCCCACATAGAAGTAGGCTTCATGATAGCGCGGGTTGAGTTCGTAGGCTTTGTTGAAGTCTTCGCGTGCCGTCTCGTAGTTGCCGCGGTCGAAGTAGATGCGCCCGCGGATGAAGATGTACTCCTCATTGGAAGGCTCGGATTCGATGACTTTGTTGATCTCGTCGATCGCGCGATCGAATTGGCCGGCCTGACGGTAGGCATCCGCCAGATAGGCTGAGAGACGAATGTCTTCGATGCCCTCCGCGCGGGCGCGCTCCAGCAGTTCCAGGGCGCGCTCGCTCTGTGCGTCTTCGAGAAGCAGTCGCGAGAGGTTGAGGCGTGCATTCCAGAAGTTCGGGTCAAGGCGAAGGGCCTCTTCATTCCACTGGCGGGCGAGCGCTCGGCGCTCGGAGAGGCGGTAGTAGTCGGCAACCTGGGAGGCGATGGCCGCGTCGATGCCTTCGGGGCGCTCGGTGATGGCGCGGACATGCCCTTCGCCTCGGGCTACGTCGTTGTCGATGCGCCAGGCCAGCTGGGCCAGAGCAGCGTGGGCCGTCAGCAGGCTGGGGTCGATCTCGACGGCGCGCTCAAAGGCGCGGCGGGCTTCGTAGAAGGTGCCGCGCTGCATGTTGAGGCGGCCCAGGTAGAAGGGGAAGCGGGCGTCTTCGGGGAACTCTTTTTCGCCGTCTTCGAGTTTGAGGATGGCCTCGTTGTACTGCTCCAGGCCCATGTGTGAGCGCACGATGCCGAGCATCACCTCGGGGTCTTGCTGGCCAAGATTCTTGTTGGTCGTAAAGAAGTTGAGCGCTTCCTGGTACATCTCCGCGCGCTCGTACTGCTCGGCGAGCGCACGCAGGCTGTCGACGCGGGAGCTGTCGATGTTGAGGGCTTCGGTAAACATGGCGATCGACTCCTCGCTCTGCTGGCGCGCCATGTGGACCATACCCATAACGTGGTAGGACTCGCCGCGCTCCGCCGGTGAAGCCGATGCGCTGAGTTCGCTGATGATCTTGTCGAGGTGTTCGGTGGCATCGTTGAGGTCGCCGCCCTCGTAGTAGAGTTTGCCGGCGAGCAGCCGGGTGGCTACGTGATTGGGATCGGCGTTGCTGGCGCGCTCAAGCGCTTCGAGGGCCGCTGCGTTATCGTCTTTTGCTGCCAGAACCCGCGCATGCCAGTAATGAGGCGTGGCGGCGGCTTCATTGGCTTTGCTGGCCTCGTTGAGATGACGTTCCGCGTGCTCGAAGAGCGAGGTGTTGGCGGTCGTGTCGGAGGTTTCGGCACCTTCTTCTTGGGCCTCGGCGACGATGGCGTCGCCAGCCTCTACCGCGGCGGGTGCAGCGTCATCTCGGGCAGGGGAGGCTTCGCCTTCTTCTGCGCTGGCGTCGGTAGGAGCGGCCTCGTACTGGCCGTCCAGGCTGGCGAGCGCGTAGGCGACGCCGGCGCTCAGGTGAGCCCAGTAGGCGGACTCGGGGTTGGAAAATGCGGGTTCGGCGAGGGCCGCGGCAGCGTCAGCCTGGGCCAGGCGAGCCTCGTTGGCGGCCAGGGCTGCGGCAACCATCGGGTCGGCGCTTTCTGCGGCGAGCGATTCGGCCAGGGTTTCGGCGGCGGCGGCAACCGCGTCGTCCTCGTAACGGGTCAGATAGAGCGAGCGTCCCAGCAAGAGCAGGGCGGAGCTCGGCGGGGCGAGCTCGCCTTTTTGAGCGTCGGCGAAGAGCTCCTGGTAGGCGGCGTAGTTATCCTGGAGGACAAGTTCCGGATTGAGCGAGGTGATCGTGGGAGCAACCGGCGCCGGAGCCTGTTGAACCACGTCCTCCTGAGCGAAGAAGGAGGTGTAGATGCCAAAGCCAGCCGCGCCGAGCACGAGGACCGCGAGGACGGGGACACCGATGGCAGCCATTGCGCCGCGTTTTTTATCGGCGTCGACGGTTTTGGCGACGTTGGCACCGGCCGGGGCGCCGGCGCTGGCCGGGCGGTCGTCTTTGATGCCGGTGGAAGCCGGGCGAAAGGGGTCGTGACCTGCCGCGGCCTGGGGCTGCGGTCGGGAGCTGGGAGCTGCGGGTTGGCGGGGCGGTGGGGCCGAAGCAGCCGGAGCCGGGCCGCCCATCATATCGTCGCCCCAGTCGGCCTCGTTGACACCGAGGTCCTCGGCGTCGAAGGAGTCGTTCCCTACAAGTTGGCTGTCCCAGTCGTCGCCCTCGGGTTCTTCGTCGAGGAAGGAGAAGCCCTGATCGCCGCCCAGGAAGTCGTCTTCGTCGGCGGGAGCGTCGGAGAAGAGGGCGTCGTCGTCGAGCCTGGGGGCTTCAAAAAGGTCGTCGCCCTGGTCGAAGGGATCGGGGGCGTTTGCGCTGACGGGGGCGGCGAAGGGATCGTGGTTGGCCGGAGCGGCGAAGGGGTCTTCGTCTCGGGCAGCCGGAGCGGCGAAGAGGTCGTCGCTATCTTCGTCCATGCCCGGAACGGGGCCGAAGAGATCATCGCTGGGCTCGGCACCCATCGGGGCAGCGAAGAGGTCGTCGCTGTCGTCCTGATAGGTGTCCGGACTCACGGGAGCGGCGAAGAGGTCGTCGCTGGCCCTGGGTTTGGAGTTGTTCGGAGCGGCGAAGAGATCGTCGTCATCGTCGGCGTCCGCACCCATCGGAGCGGCGAAGAGATCGTCATCATCGTCGGCGTCCGCACCCATCGGAGCGGCGAAGAGGTCATCGTCGTCGGTGATCGGAGCGGCGAAGAGATCGTCGTCGGTGATCGGAGCGGCGAAGAGGTCGTCGTCGGCCGGTGTCGGAAGGTTTGCGTGGGCGGAGGTGGGCAGGTTGCTGCCCGCGGGGCTCGGAAGGTTGGCTCCGGCCGGTGCGGGGAGGTTCGAGCCAGCGGGCCTCGGCAGGTTGGCGGCCGCCACGCGGGGCAGGTCGCTGAGTTTGGGCCGGGGGAGATCGGCGGCGTCGCTCTTGGGTTTGGGAAGGTCGCCGAGTTTGGGGCGGGGTAGATCGCTGAGTTTGGGCCTAGGAAGATCAGGCACGCTGCGAGGGGTGGGGAGCGCGGGTCCGCCGGCAGAGGTCGGAAGATCTTGGACGCCGAGGCCAGCACGGGTGGTGTTGCCGGCGTCATCGGCGAAGGCGGCGACCTCCGAGATCGGCGTCCAACTCTCTTTGTCGGTCGAAACCTGCGCATCGGTGCCGAGCTTGTTGCCCTTGAGCATCAGCCGGATGGCGTTCTGGTCAAAGGGGCCGAAGACCTTACCGGTGGGGCGTTTGACGTAGTAGCGTTCCATCGCGTGTCGGGGATGCGGCCTCGCGGGGGAGGCGTCCATGTGGGATCGCCGGCTGGATGGGCGCACAGCTCGGGGCGTCTGAGGAGAGTAGTAGCGGCGGCAGGCCGATAAAGGCCCGCGGCGCGAAGTCGCTGCGCAGACTATGTTGGCGACCGGAGAGTCTGGCCTCAATGTATCGCGCGACCCCGGTCGTGGCAAGCAAAGGTGCGCGGTGCGAAAGAGGCCGGTCGGCCTTATTCGTCGCGGTCAAACGGGCTCTTGTGGAGGGTCAGACCGGTTTCTTCGAGGATCTCATCGAGGAGATCGCGGGCGTCAGCAGCGATGACGAAATGCAGGTGCCCCAGGCGGCGCTCGATGAGGTCGGGGGCTTCTTCAAGGCCTGCGAAGCGGTCCGCACTGAGGCGATCCTCGAAACTCAAGACGATGAGTTCTTCGGCAAGGTGAGCTCTGGCGGGGCGGTCGAGCTCGGCTTGCAGGCGCATCGCCTGGCCGGTGGGCAGTCCGCCGGGGCAGCGCGCGTCGAGGAAGGCGACGATCTGAGCTAAAGGGTCTTGGGAGAAGCGCGCGCGGATCTTTTCCATGTTGAGTGCGAAGAAGCGTGAGCGCGGCGATGATTCGTCTTCTACGACGTCGGTCAGGTATCCGAGCTCGACCTGGGTGACGACGTCGAGCTCATACGGGTCGGCCATGACCACCAGAGGGTCGACAAAGTAGAGGGTGCGGGCCGGTGCGCCTGTCGAACTCAGTGTGAGCGAGGGGTGAGCCTCGGCGGCGCGGCGGATGGCGTCGTGCTCGGCGGTGGTGACAAAGGCGTCCCGTGCGCCGAGACGAATGGCGCGGTGGGAGCTCTCTCGAAGATCATGTTCGAGCTGCCCGATGATCATATCGAAGCGTTCGGGATCGGGGTGGCGAAGGAGCACGCCCTGGCGATGGATCGTCAGGCGCTGGTGGACGCGCTCCCAGTCGTTGAGTTGGAAGGCGACCGCCTCAGGCACCGGCGTGTGTCCGAAGGTGTTGAGCAACTCGACGAGTGCTTTTGCACTCGCGCCCAGCGAATATCCGCGCTGCACGGACTCTGCTGCGAGCTGGAAGGTGGCGACGCGATCGGAGAGTTTGCGGCGTTCTCCGACGCGGTAGAGTTCGTGCAGAACCGAGACCGGGGCGTTGTCGAGAAAGACCATCACCTCGAAGTTAGGCTGCACAATCAGGCAGCCGCCTTGCGGGTTGGGGAGCTCCGAGCCTTCCAGTCCGAGCGCGCGGGCACCGCGTGGCGAGAGGCGGGCCACCCGCTGGTTGTCGTCGGTGCGTCCAAATTGCAAGAGGCCCGACCAGCTCAAGGTGCGCTCGAGCATCGCGTCGATAAACTGCGTGGGTTCGCACTGGCCGGCCATCTTCGAGAGGGTGCGATCGAGGTACTGGCGGTCGATCTGGGTGCAGAGTTCGGTGATCGCAGCCACCGAGGCCCACTCGCGAACCGAGGCGCGGCGCAGCACGGAGAGGACAAAGCCGCGCGCGCCGATCAGGGGTTCTCCGGTGGACTCTCGCTGGGAGAAATGCTGATCGTCGGCGCCACGCAAGGTCATCTCGGCCAGGCGCACGCTCTCCACTTCGTTCCAGTAGCGCAGGCGCTGAAGCGCCTCGCCCAGGCGGCGATCGCGCTCGGGGCCGGGCGCATGAAAATACTCCGCGAGGGCAGCGTCGCCGGTGCGGTAACGATCGCCGTCGGGCCCCAGAATGCCGAGCTCACGCCCCAGGGCAGCCAAAAAGGTCAGGTAGTCGAGCTGGTGAGGATCGTGAAGGTCGAGATCGCCTGCGACCTCGCCGAGTTGGCCGGGCATGCTGATGCCGCGGGCGGCGCGCGCCAGAGATCGACGGTTGGGCGTGCCGTCTTTATTAAGTTTGAGCGGGTCGCGGCGGATCAGCGAGGCGAGGTGCAGGAGGTTGAGCTCCAGATCGTCGACGGAGCTGATCGTGGGCTCGATGGTCACATCGTTGAAGGTGGGGACGTCGATGTTGAGCGCGTCCGGCGCGGCTTCGAGGTTGGCCAGGGTGGCCGGGGTCAGCGCCAGGTCGTGTTGCAAAAAGGATCCGCGCTCGAGCAGCACCTCGATGTCGCAGTCGTGGTCGGCGGCGGCCGGAATAGGGATAAGCAGGCCGGCGGCGATAAGCGAGGCCAGGGTGGGCTCGGATTCCCCAAACCCCCTCAGGAGCAGGTCGCGGCGGAGGTTTTCGCCGCGGCCGCGGCCGCCGCGCTCCTGGAGCAGCAAGAAGACTGCGCGTTCAAGCTCGGTGAGCGAAGCGGGATCGAGAGGTCGTTGGTCGGCGTCGTCGATCGCAGCGATCAGCGTCTCGACGCGGGGTTCGCAACGCCAGGCGCGGGCCAGAAAACGCACGCTGGCATCGGCGTAGCCTCGCTCCAGCAGGCTCCGAAACTCATCGGCGGCCAGCGGGCCGGAGGTTGATGGCCGGTCAGGTCGCATGCTCACAGAGCCTCCTGCGTGTCGGGGATAAGCTGCGGGCCGAGCACGCGGGGGAAGGTCCCCTGGGCGTGGAGGGTCTCAAGCACACCTTCGATCTCATCGGCGGGCACAAGCAGCGCCAGATCGCCGATGCGGCGAATATGCAGATCCAGGGGCTCAATCGCCCGCAGAGTCTCCTCGAGGATCGCTGCATCCTCGCAGAGCATGAGCGCGAGACCATGATTCACAACAAGCAGGTCTTGAGCCAACTTCGCATACCTCAGGCTGGGGTCGGGGGCGGAGCGCTCGCGACGGTGCGGGGCTCCGTGGACCATTCGTCCAAGAATAGGAGCAGGGCCGAAGGCGTGTCAACGTGGCTGGGCGGGCTACGTTGACACTCTTTTGTGGCGAGGGATAAGTTGGCCCTGACCGCAAAGTAAGCCCCAGAGTGCCCGAATTGACGCGGGCTTGAGGACCTTGATGGACGCAGATATTCGATTTTTTGAAGTGGGCCCGCGCGACGGGCTGCAGAATGAGTCGCGGGTGCTCTCGTGTGATGAGCGCGTGGCCATGATCGAGGGACTGGTCAAAGCCGGGGTGCGCGATGTGGAGATCGGCAGCTTTGTGCATCCGCGCTGGGTGCCGCAGATGGCGCAGACCGATGAGGTTGCCCGACAGATCCGGCGAGAGGAGGGGGTGCGTTACTGGGCGCTGGTTCCCAACCTGAAGGGGCTGGAGCGGGCGGCGGCGGCTGATGTCCGCCACGTGGCGGTGTTCATGTCGGCGACGGAGGCGCATAACCAGTCGAACCTCAACCGCTCGCTCGACGAGAGCCTGGCCGCGCTTAAACGCACCACCGAGGCAGCTGTGGCGCAGGGGATGGTCGTGCGGGCGTATATTTCGACGGTTTTTGGTTGCCCTTTTGAAGGGGATGTCGACTTTGAGCGGGTGCTCGAGATTGGCGAGGAACTTCTGGCCAATGGTGCCGAGCATCTCTCGCTGGGCGATACGATCGGTGCGGGCACCCCGCTGCAGGTTGCAGACGGGTGTGGGCAGGCAGTGGAGCGATTTGGTGTGGACCGGGTCGCGTTGCACCTGCATGACACCCAGGGGCTGGCGGTTGCCAGCGCGCTGCTTGCGTATCAGGCCGGTGTGCGACTTTTTGACGGCGCGGTGGGCGGCATGGGCGGCTGCCCTTACGCCCCGGGTGCGGCGGGAAATCTGGCCAGTGAGGATCTGGTCAACTTGATGCTCTCGATGGGCGCGCGGGTTGAGACCTCCCTGGACGGACTGTGTGAGGTCACCGACTGGCTCTCAGAGCAGGTCGGCCTGACCACCCGCTCGCGCTATTACCCTTATTGGCGGTCTCAACAGGAGCAGGACACGTGACGACGACGGAGCAGGCATTTCGAGAGCTGACGAAGGCTCATATGGGGCAGGTGTTGAGCTGCATCGCCGGCGCGGTCGAGATGGCCGGGTTGACCGGGTCAACATTGGGGCAGATGCTCGATTACCACATGCAGACCGGTGGCAAACGGTTGCGCGCGATGCTACCGCTGGCGGTGGCCGGGGCGCTGGGCAGGGAGCCCAACGCGCTGGTGGGGTTTGGGGCTGCGTGTGAATTGATCCACAACGCCACGTTGGTGCATGACGACCTTCAGGATGGTGATGAGGTGCGTCGTGGCCAGCCCACGGTTTGGAAGAAGTTCGGTCAGGCGCAGGCGATTAACCTGGGCGATGCGATGCTCTATCTGGCACCGATTTGTCTGGAGTCGGTCAAGGCATCGCCGGGCGTCCGTCAGCGCGTGCAGGCCCGGGTGTTTCGGGATGTGCTCAAAGTGATCGACGGGCAGGAGCGCGAGTTTGCGCTCCAGCAGCGTTCCACCGAGCACATCGATCAGGAGGCCTACCGCCTTATGGTGCGGGGCAAGACCAGCGGTCTTTTCGCGCTTCCGATGGCCGGTGCCGCCGAGCTCTGCGAGGCACCGGCTGAGGTGGTTGAGGCGTTGGAGGAAGCCGCGGGGCATCTGGGTGTGCTTTTTCAGATCCAGGATGACATCCTGGACCTCTACGGAGAGAAGGGGCGCGCTCAGGAGGGCAGCGA
This DNA window, taken from Lujinxingia sediminis, encodes the following:
- a CDS encoding DUF4388 domain-containing protein, which gives rise to MENLLIISAEASVVSRLTQALSPQARISQARGWDDARRQLIQEPAQVVVIGPDLADPAQSAHFVALDSVLSQDGTPAFVLAERLTPALSQMGAAFVSVAGVVPLPRNPGDWDELFDALQKALNARQRTLQKQARESGGSATELSVRLPRVSEGRLSSIPFARLLYSISMHQDSGRLTLRSGKITREFGFKGGHFLEPAHHALADSTALTSVFAWPDGDFTFTPDTNLEGSRTSLVPLMIQGVTTHLPQRQVMESLMPMMASYPVLTQFWEKRRASLRWKVLAKLMGGCDGQKSLEKLLSLMGSDVTEGFRAALFARDIDLWVFRSEPTPRPVRIQYAHLNASPGASSAGSSRPVSSRPKRTSSSPSAHAPDLRGIRPATGRTQSLDVQLREKLTTMERMSPHEVFGLWKGCGREAVKERFYVLVKEHHPDVYGGNLSTEIKETAQRIFIGVRNAYTELMKLEHKQTVPPPSQSVVTAPAPGSEASAQNAQSLRAGRKRLSTLHPGQLNPGGEGLAEDSQARFTPRTQTPGRLRRHSTPIGMGRRPTTQHPDLKSQLGDAATTPSQPTPPARTTPGAGTPQRDRTASLSGARRKRTSSLSGAGLDHESSDVDWRREQLERLGRSPTRSRRPTPAPLNNAGIPTAADPARDAFNAGYPLVKQLAYNEALPYLQRALKGEPDNGLYMTFEAYARFQLDASQADSALEQLQKAIATGHRQAMPDAYLFAGIILKARGKERRAYEHFKQAYKLNPASLEAEREIRLYERRHPQSESEAGGFFKNLFKK
- a CDS encoding hydroxymethylglutaryl-CoA lyase; this encodes MDADIRFFEVGPRDGLQNESRVLSCDERVAMIEGLVKAGVRDVEIGSFVHPRWVPQMAQTDEVARQIRREEGVRYWALVPNLKGLERAAAADVRHVAVFMSATEAHNQSNLNRSLDESLAALKRTTEAAVAQGMVVRAYISTVFGCPFEGDVDFERVLEIGEELLANGAEHLSLGDTIGAGTPLQVADGCGQAVERFGVDRVALHLHDTQGLAVASALLAYQAGVRLFDGAVGGMGGCPYAPGAAGNLASEDLVNLMLSMGARVETSLDGLCEVTDWLSEQVGLTTRSRYYPYWRSQQEQDT
- a CDS encoding helicase-associated domain-containing protein is translated as MRPDRPSTSGPLAADEFRSLLERGYADASVRFLARAWRCEPRVETLIAAIDDADQRPLDPASLTELERAVFLLLQERGGRGRGENLRRDLLLRGFGESEPTLASLIAAGLLIPIPAAADHDCDIEVLLERGSFLQHDLALTPATLANLEAAPDALNIDVPTFNDVTIEPTISSVDDLELNLLHLASLIRRDPLKLNKDGTPNRRSLARAARGISMPGQLGEVAGDLDLHDPHQLDYLTFLAALGRELGILGPDGDRYRTGDAALAEYFHAPGPERDRRLGEALQRLRYWNEVESVRLAEMTLRGADDQHFSQRESTGEPLIGARGFVLSVLRRASVREWASVAAITELCTQIDRQYLDRTLSKMAGQCEPTQFIDAMLERTLSWSGLLQFGRTDDNQRVARLSPRGARALGLEGSELPNPQGGCLIVQPNFEVMVFLDNAPVSVLHELYRVGERRKLSDRVATFQLAAESVQRGYSLGASAKALVELLNTFGHTPVPEAVAFQLNDWERVHQRLTIHRQGVLLRHPDPERFDMIIGQLEHDLRESSHRAIRLGARDAFVTTAEHDAIRRAAEAHPSLTLSSTGAPARTLYFVDPLVVMADPYELDVVTQVELGYLTDVVEDESSPRSRFFALNMEKIRARFSQDPLAQIVAFLDARCPGGLPTGQAMRLQAELDRPARAHLAEELIVLSFEDRLSADRFAGLEEAPDLIERRLGHLHFVIAADARDLLDEILEETGLTLHKSPFDRDE
- a CDS encoding polyprenyl synthetase family protein, translated to MTTTEQAFRELTKAHMGQVLSCIAGAVEMAGLTGSTLGQMLDYHMQTGGKRLRAMLPLAVAGALGREPNALVGFGAACELIHNATLVHDDLQDGDEVRRGQPTVWKKFGQAQAINLGDAMLYLAPICLESVKASPGVRQRVQARVFRDVLKVIDGQEREFALQQRSTEHIDQEAYRLMVRGKTSGLFALPMAGAAELCEAPAEVVEALEEAAGHLGVLFQIQDDILDLYGEKGRAQEGSDLREGKISALVVAFWQRANDADRRRLMQLLRADRHASSDEDVRWAIEAFREQGALSACLAEIDQLRGQALASPAFSAYPDLRRLLEGMAQIFLAPIGDIMESVG